DNA from Triticum aestivum cultivar Chinese Spring chromosome 7D, IWGSC CS RefSeq v2.1, whole genome shotgun sequence:
TATCACCCAAAACACGGGCAACCACATGGGTTGGAACATTGGACTCCCACTCCACAAAGTGGTTTGGTTCACACACGTAAATTTATTGTGGCTGCTAATGAAAGGCTGGAAATTTGTTATGATGCCTTCACAGTTGAAGCGATTACGGTAAGGTTTGCCCAAACCGTCGGATGCAGCCGAATTTTTTATGACTGCTACTTTATGTCTTTAGATTTTACCCATATTATTTATGAGCATTTAATAGACAAAACAATAAGGTTTCCCATGAGTAGCTAGGATAGCCAAATTTACTCCTCCTAATGTTTAGATGGATGCTGCCCCAGGGGCTGTAATTCCTCTTATTACTACTTTCGATGCTACCCCCGTAGCCAATTAATAAATGAGGTGGTTATTGTAAAGAAAAAGTTTTTGTGGTGTGCATTGCCCATGCCATCAGCGGTagctagaattttttttaaaaacagtTGAAAGGAGAATATATTAGATTTGTATAGATTTATTCATTCCTGATGGTTTTTACTAGCAGTATTTTTTTCAAGTTTTAGCCGTTGGTTATAAGCCTTCTTTGGCGCTTCTTTCTATAATTCTGATGCACCTTTCCGGGCGTATCCTAGAGAGCAACATGGACGGCCAACTGCTGTTGAGAGATGGGCTCCGTTTTTGCGTAAGGGTTACCCAGGCAGAGAACATGCTCTACGTATAGAGAAGGTctttaattagtactccctccataaaaTAATATAAGAACCGTTAAATCACTATAAAGTAATATTAGTTTACGAGGGTACACATAAATACACATGCACCAGCAATTCAAACTTGTACTCCTACACAGGTCTGTACGTGTATACCACACCGACACTGCTGCTACTACTACGTACTGTACATACATAGATAATCATGAGTCAATTACATCACTAGTGCTAGAACTTGCCACAAAAGTTCACTTTAGTGCTAGAACTTGTGGTATACATATAAGTGGTTCAAGAACTTAGCTTGACGGTGCAAATATGGTGTTGTATATGCCTGCGGCGCGCCAACTTGGTGTAGGGCCCGCTGTTAGTGATAGAAAGGGGAGGGCAGACCGTGTGGCCTGTCTTTTACGAAAAGCCTCTCGATATTTTCTTTCTTGACGGATAAGTCCCTCAAGAGAAACTGTACATAAAAGAAAAAAGCTACTCTGCGCCGGTGGCTAGCCCCCACACCAATTTTGATTTGACGTCAGTAATAGGCTTTATATACTTTAATTTTAGTCCAAAAACCAAAATACGGCAAGTGACATAGCCCGGCATACCACCCCAACACAAGACGTCCAAAGAATAATTACGCTTTGCATACTTTAAAAAATTAATGGGTTATTTTAAAACATATTCATACACTttaaaatatttatgaattataaAATCTGTTTATATTATTTAAATAGTACACATTTCAGAATCTGCAATCTGATGGCACACTagggtcatatttattttcatacatattttatatttaattttaATTAAAATACATAAATAATGTTTCTATAAAacacaaaaatatatattaaaacaCGTGAAATCTTTTTCAAACAACCTAAAATTTTCTTAAACCAtgatcacttttatatactacatGAGTATGATATTAAAGATCAGGAAAAAATCAACATATATAAGAATTTATTTAGTATACAAAAACTTCTAAACCTATTAAAATATTTTCTTAAAATGTGAACAGTTTTTAAAATCATAGTTTTTAAACAAATCATAAGTTAATTATATGGATTTTTTAATTAGTACGTGGATATGTTTTGATGCAGTATATTGTCGGCACTGACTGCAATTTTTTTAATGTAATTTATTTTAATTATGAACATTAAAAATTTATAGTTATATGAATTTTTTAATGTAATTATTTATAACACATTATTATAAGTTACAAAAATTTAAAATTCCAGAAAGCAAAATGTTGAAATTATCCGCACTGACTGCAGTTCAGTTCAACCACACGGTCGTTTCCGTTATAGTCATAAAGTGCAATTATACTGCAGAAATATGTTACCTCTTCGGTTGAAATTGTATCCCCGGGCACTAATTTAATTATATGGATTTTGTTGAATTAGTAGGTGGATTTGTTTTCATGTTATATGAACATTTTTAATGTACTATTATTATTTATATGTATATTATTTATAGCACATAATTAGAATTTACGTATTTTTTATCAAATTTAAAGATGCAGAAAACTTAAATGTTGAAAATGGTTTCACTGGCTGCAATTCAGTTTAGTCACATGATCGTGTTGTGTTATATTCATAAAATGTAATTAGACATCACAAATAAGTGACCTTGTCTGTTGTGGTGGTATGCCCAGGCACTTATTTACCCTAAGGTTCCTGGTTTGGATTACCGAGCATGCACTGATTTTTGAGATTAAAATTGTTCAGTTGAATTTTTTGTTTGAGAAATGTTCAGTCGAAATATATAAAGATATGTATCCTCACGTGACAACAAGACCGTCTAGGTGTGCTAGCAATCAGCAGGTCGCTGGTTTGAACCTTCGTGGACCAATTTATTTTCCTGAATTCCTAAGCGTGCAGCTGCGCCGGATGGACGTCGCGAGTGCATACGCGAGCTGTCCCATGCTTGCGCACCTGCTACGCGACAAAACTGCTAAGAAAACGGCCTCCTTCCTCCTTGCAATGTATCTGGCGTTATCAGGTGGTGGATGATCACTAAGGATTACCTGCATGCATGTGCTGTGTCATCCCACTTTATTCCATCTTAATTTTTTAAAAGCTATAACTTTTGAACCGAGTGTCAAAATGAAAATCCGTTTTCATTATTAGGtttctcgcgacgagatcttcaaaactagatcatatgtatatgtttcgatgaatttttttgaaagctaCTTTGGTTCTAGTCGAGGCAATTTTagtactaaacagaagcaacttcCTTGCATCATGTGTACTAGTGAATTTACCTATCAAGTATATCATAGACAACATAAAAACCATATGGGACAAATTTTCATCGTATGTACGCAACTGAGCATCATGCGTAGGCAACTTTAAAATTACATGGAGGCAACCTTCAACAGTAAAGAAGTGTAACACCCCAGacgtaactttccatctttgtaactccaactcttcccattttcggctatgtgttatgatattccctccgtgttcgggttttgtctttcgttttgcattttgttcatgtcatgcatttcatatcatgtcatcatgtgcattgcatttgcatacgtgttcgtctcatgcatccgggcatttttcccgttgtccgttttgcaatccggcgctcccatcttcttcggtgcacccctcttgtttcctttcgtgagcgggtgtcaaacgttttcggaatggaccgaggcttgtcaagtggccttggtataccaccggtcaagtttcgttccatttggaggtcgtttggtaccccaacggttaaccgggcatccgcaaagtccgtttgtgtgttgcagcaaaatcccctctctaaacagcccaaaacccaccaaactctcttccatactgtaggtcgttcgatcacgatcgtgtgggcgaaaaccgcacctcatttggactctcctacctccctctacctatatatatgcatccTCTCCCGAAAACGTTCGCAGATCAACCCTAACCctatccctccgcgccgccggacaggtccgccgccggccggacgcttcgcgccgccgccccggaccagtggccgcccgccacgtggcctcctccgccgccagccaccgcgccccgccgccaggcccgcccCGGGCCACACCCGGGCCGCTCGCcccgctcgccgcccgcgccctccgcctcccgcgccgcctcggccccgccgctccgccgccgcgccggaccgctcgccggcgagctcgcccgccgtcgccgccgcgcgccggcgcctcgtcgccggcgcctcctcctccgagCGCCGTCGCCCCCTCCGGCCGTCGTCCTCCCCTCGCCGTCCCTCCTCCTCGTCCCCGCTGCCGTCTCCGGCGCCGGCCACGGCGAGCCCCGAGCTTCCTCGAGCGATCCAGATCTGGTCAACCCAAGGTTGACCCCGAGACCCCCGAATTTTTCCAAAGTCTTTGATTTTATCAGCATGTGCCcttgttcatagcatcataactccctgcatatagctccgtttcacgcgtaTAATATATccaaatgttcgtctcgtgatgctctacattttgttcaattgcaccatgttcattagaggccatcttgatgcccaaatttctggtgcaagagtgctagttgctgttatctgctggttcttatcagaacttggagatttgttatttttgttgcatttattaTGTGCATCTTacgggcatgagctctacatgtgttctgttgtatgccatgccatctttccagtggtgtatgccatgtatttttgtgatctctgtggtgactagcacaagcattaaggccgggccttccaccctttaccaaaatatatagatgcattaattaaataagagatattgtgatatcccaacatatccatgttccaacatggaacaaacttcaacttcacctgcaactagcaacgctataagaagggctgagcaaaagcggtaacttagccaaacaacggtttgctaggaaaggatggttagaggctgacatggcaatatgggaggcatgatacagcaagtgataggtagcgcagcatggcaatagagcgaacaactagcaaagcaaagatagaagtgatttcgaggggtggtcatcttgcctgcaaggttctcagagttgtcgagagcttgatcctcgtaagcgtactcaacaggttcctcgttcacgaacttgtctcccggctctacccaagacaagaacacaagcaacggaaccacaatcaatcacgagaaatgcacaagcaacatgatgcaaaacatgtatgatatgcgaggtatgatatgcgatgcatatgcgtgctccggaaggaaaatgatgaacaaggcagtaaattgacaaaccaagcatgccactggaaagatgagatgatttcggtcgaaatcgatataaagatcaccggaaacggatgcacggtttgcaaatggcgagcaaaacaaaaatgacacgaatctgcgattaacagcatgatagcacttagaatgcaacaagtaacaatgctacagcactccaacatagcaacaaagcatattacAGTAATATACAGAAgatgattgacaaaagatgaacactgagctacggctagatcacaacataacaagctcaaacaagcatggcaaaagtgcaaaagataacaggatcagacttggtgaaattactggacatggcagaaaacagcatcaggtagcaatgttcagagcacgaaatcaacatgctgcGGGAACTTAACAtgacaaaacaaggcatggcagtattctaccacatgcatatgacaaaagtcccttactgaccacaagccaaaaaggaccagaagatatgatggcaaccttgtaaacatagcaagtttcgttaacagatctcagacttggcagaaaacagagcatggcagaaacaataatatgaaggcatcttggtgagcttgaagcactcaccacaaagcaatgaatgacaaaacaagtatacctacagcaagatggcatgtttatgaagctatccatggcaagagcaagtacatagcatggatgaaacaactacaacaagcttggcaaaattgaataacacgtaaacaatctgccagaaatattttatagtaaaagtagagcaagattgagtcatgctatggcactccataattggcaacaagggcagtaatggatcaattacaataatatctacaaaacatccttactgaacatcactaaaatatgcatggatctctctgtagcatcaagtttatatggcaacaaaataacagcagacaaggacttggagaaattactaagtccctgaaatcagaaacattacggagcctagtttgcatgcttgtgctagtcaccacagagatcaaaaaaatacatggcatacaccactggaaaaatggaatggcatacaacaaaacacatgtagagctcatgcccgtAAGATGCACAtaataaatgcaacaaaaataacaagtctccaagttctgataagaaccagcagataacagcaactagcactcttgcaccagagatttgggcatcaagatggactctaatgaacatggtgaaattgaacaaaatgtagagcatcacgaggagaacatttcgatatattacacgcgcgaaatggAGCTATATGCAGGGAGGTACGATACTATGAACAAGGGCACATGCTGATAAAGTCAAAGACTTAGGAAAAATTCGGGGGTCTCGGGGTCAACCTTGGGTTGACCAGATCTGGATCGCTTGAGGAAGCTCGGGGCTCGCCGTGGCCGGCGCCGGAGACGGCAGCGGGGACGAGGAGGAGGGACGGCGAGGGGAggacggcggccggaggagggggCGACGGCGCTCGGAGGAGGAGGCTCCGGCGACGAGGCgccggcgcgcggcggcggagggtcgatgcggcggcgacggcgggcgagctcgccggcgagcggtccggcgcggcggcggagcggcggggccgcggcggcgctggaggcggagggcgcgggcggcgagcgggGCGAGCGGCCCGggtgcggcccggggcgggcctgccTCGGGCCCCGGCGCgcctggcggcggggcgcggtggctggcggcggaggaggccacgtggcgggcggccactggtccggggcggcggcacgaagcgtccggccggcggcggacgtgtccggcggcgcggagggatagGGTTAGGGTTGATCTGCGAacgttttcgggaggggatgcatatatataggtagagggagctaggagagtccaaatgaggtgcggttttctcccacacgatcgtgatcgaacgacctacaacatggaagagagtttggtgggttttgggctgtttagagagggggttttgctgcaacacacaaacggactttgcggatgcccggttaaccgttggggtaccaaacgacctccaaatggaacgaaacttgaccagtggtctaccggtgttataccaaggccacttgacaaacctcggtccattccgagaatgtttgacacccgctcacgaaaggaaacaagaggggtgcaccggaggagatgggagcgccggattgcaaaacggacaacagggaaaatgctcggatgcatgagacgaacacgtatgcaaatgatgacatgatatgaaatgcatgacatgaacaaaatgcaaaacgaaagacaaaacccgaacacagagggaatatcataacacatagccgaaaatggcaagagttgaagttacaaatatggaaagttacatccggagttttttttcagtcctagatctcgggacgagatcctctcgtagtggtttTGCTAGGACAGTTGCTTAGAATAGTTTTGCATTGTGTTTTGGAATTACAACTACTTGGATTTGCTAGGATAGTTGCTTGGATTTTTATTAGGGATAGTTGATTTGAATCTTACTAGAACAATTGTGTGAATTTTGCTAGGGGGACAATTGCGTTGTGAATTTTTCAAAAGCAACTTCGATGCTAGATGAGGCAATTTTAGTGCTAAACAGGagcaactttgatgctagatgaATTGCATCGTGTGTATTAGTGAATTCACCTAGTAGCCTATTAATAGTTTTATGCAATATTCTAATAGATGGTTACCATGGTTGCTAAGTTGCATACATCAAAAACTAATTTGTAGATAGTTTAGTTGCCAATGATACCATGAAGTTGTTTACCGTAGAGTGGAAAGTTGACTGACATGGCTTCTAAATTGCCTCCCTCAGAAATCAAGTGACCTATGTTGCTATGAAGTTGCCTACGGATGATCCCCAACTGCCTAAAATACTATGGAAGTTGTCTATCAAGGGATATAAGTTGCCTACAATGTCGAAAAGTTTTTGTGGGATCTAAGTTGTCTATCATGATTCCAAATTAGGAAACGATGTGGGGATGAATGGTATGAGaacctttttctttccttttttggggTAGTCTGCCCGCCTACGCAAATGAGCGTGTGTGTTGGCTAGCTAGTTCGCGGGTGTTGGCTAGTTGAGAAAGTGGGGATAGATGAGAAGTTGCATAGGGGGTGATGAGAATTTCATAAGGGGTGGATCAAACAGTTTCCCGCAAAATTACACAAGTCGTTCATAATTTTGGCACAAGTTGCCAGCAAAAATAATTTGAATCTCTAGATATAATAATGGAAAACACACATGAGTTGCTTGTTGAATACACTAGAGTTGTACAAAAACACCCTAAAAGTTGCTAACTTTTTTTGTGTGATACTCAGGTGCATAACGATCTTAAAGTTATTATTCTTGTTTTGCCTCCAATAACCCCATCAATGGTGAACTTAGACTTTCCCACATGTGGTTGCTTTTTTCTAGATACCAACTCAGAGTACACATGAGTTGTCTGGTGAGTGCACTATAGCTGTATAAATACACCTCAAAAGTTGCTAACTTTTTCTGTGTACCACTCGAGTGCATAACAATCTCAAAGTTTTCTACCACAACCATCAAGTATTCTACCATAACTAGCTTCATCTCCAAATTGATAGTGCTATAGGAAACTTACTTTCCGAGGTAGCCTATCCTAAGTTGCCTGCCATGATTTGTAAGTAGTCTAACCTTATCCTATGTTGCATAGAATACCTTTTTGATAGGATAAACAACTTAGTTTCATATAATGGGAACTTAGCAACATTGACTGACAACTTTTTAATATATTTTAGGCAACTGAAATAGTAATGGCTATCAACTGAGCATCCCTGATAGGCAACTTCATAGTGTTTTTAAGCAACTTAGGAAAAAAACAATGATAAGCAACTTCATAATATTATAGTGAACTAATTACAAAGTTAGACAACTGAGCAGCAATGGTAGGTAACTAATTAGCAATAGCAGTTAACTGGACATCAATGATAGGCCAGTTTCATAGTATTGTAGGCAACTGGACATCAATGATAGCAAACTAAACATCCAGGGTAGGCAACTAAGCAGCTATGGTAGCCAAGTTGCGATAATGTTAGCAAAATTCATTGATACACGTAGTGCAATGAAGTTTCTTATATGTAAAAGGTACCTCATATTTTATGTGATTTTCTCATTTTTACACTAACCAACCTAATaggtagtcctactaggaaaaaAATGAAGTTGCCTCCATCGGACCCAAAGTTGCCTCAAAAAAAGGTTCGATGAAACCtatcgatatgagatctagttttgaagaactcgtcgcgAGGAACCCAAATGTGAAAACGAAACTGAATTTCGACGCTTCAATCAAAAGTTACAGTTTTTTCAACTTTTTGAACACCAAAATAAATGAACGTGCAGATAAGATTCCTTTTTTGGTGAATCACATCAGACGCGTCGGCTGCTCCTTCCATATTTGGAAGAGCGCTCGATCTCACCAGCGGGCGCTCTAGCCACGTCCATTTATTTTCTGTACTTTTTTCATCGGAGAAAAAAATTGTTGAGGGGCTTTACTCAAAACAAGAACAGGCCACACGCCCTACCCTGCCCTCCCCTTTGTCACTGACAGCAGGTCCCGCCATGCTGGCATGTCTAGTCAGCGTCGCAGGCGTATGCAGCACCATATTTACACCATCAAGCCAAGTTTTTGAACCACTTATATGTATACCACAAGTTCTAGCACTGAAGTGATCATTTGTGCCAAGTTCTAGCACCACTGGTGTAATTGACTCGATAATCACACATCCACTTAAAGCTATATATACTCTGCCTAGCGCTATATGGCTGCATGCTATGCTACGCACCGcgatccttcctgaaggcgtcgcgGAGGACCTGCATGTCGGCGACCACCCTGTCGCCGCGGCGCTTGATCACGTAGAACTCGCACAGCGCGCGACCGGCGACCCTCCACGCGAAGCCGCACCTTTCGACACGCCTTCCTTCGTCGTCGCACCGGCACCGCACCGCGTGCTCGTACACCAGCTGGTAGATCGCGCAGGCCTCCCTGTAGACGGCGAACAGGTGCTTGTGGCTCCCTTCCAGCTCCGCCGCGTCGTACAGCATCTGCATTGCAACCCAACCCAATTCTCTCACGAGCCAGTCAGGGAATGCATCATGATCTCACGAGTCACGATTTTGTTAGCATTGCAGCAGTACCTGCTTGTATTTTTGGTCCAGCTCCCGGAACCTCGCCTTCTTCTCTTCTTTAGAGATTGGGCGATTACGGTCCAATAGCAATGTGCTCGCTGTCCGATACTCGTTGTAACGGGGACCCCACATGTTGCGTTCTTCGGCTACTACTTCCTCGGTGAAGCATGTCAGCGGAGTTATATCTGAAGAAGAACAGAATGGAGACGGCGAACAAGACCAACGTCATGATGATAGAGTTAGAGTGTATATATACAAAACTTATGGAGTGTCAGTCTATTTTTTTTACACCACATTGTTGATGATAGTTGGCATGAAAGTGCTAACTGATCTTACCTTATTTCTAACCAGATTATAGGCTTATTTATTAATTTATCTTCCCATCTTAACTCCTAGCACAGCCATGGCTAGGGTGCATCTCTCTCACCCAAACAGACGCAACTGGAAATGCATAAACAGCCTAGAAAACCATCGGATTCCCACCGCTGTGAATTAATCATATAGAGATATCTAACTGTTGTAGCTGTATAACAAACTATGCAACTTTATATTCCATCGGATTCGGTCAGGTTATATAGcaagaattaatgatgttttttTCTATGCATGTACTAACCAAGAATTATCATGAAAGACATCTTCTCCCTATTCTCTCTACTCCGCATACCTGGACTCAGGTGAGTTTCTGCCACAGCACAGCACTACCGAAAGCCCAGAGAGGTGTGCGTCTTCACCCTACAGCCTATACAGAAGTTTGCAAAACGCCGCATCAAACTACGTCACCGATGGTGTTATGCTAAATCCAGAATTTCCATAACTCATAGTGGCCTGATGGCCAGGATTCATCTCTGCTTGAAACTGCCTAATTGCTTGACAGAGATACTTTCAGCACTTGCAAATTCAGTGCAACCAAGGCCCGTAGGAGCAAAAGAGAGGTCAGCTGTATACTGGAAACTGGCAACCACCAAACCTAGTTAGGTAAAAATTAATATCATCGAGACACATCAGACATCCATCACAGCGGCCCAAATATtccactatcatgtcgccggttgATTGGGCCTAAATTTGATTTTCTAGCAAATCAAGGAACTAATGGTGAAGAGACATTATAAAATTACATATAATCTCTCAAAAGCTATCAGCTCAGCACAAATGCCCCTTGTCTGGCTACTGTGCGATTATATAATTGTACTATGAGTTGCACATTTTTTTCCTCTGCAATCGTTGCAGATTGTACATATATAACACATGATCAGTAAAAATCAGTTTCAAATGAAAAA
Protein-coding regions in this window:
- the LOC123171185 gene encoding probable RNA-dependent RNA polymerase 4 — its product is MWGPRYNEYRTASTLLLDRNRPISKEEKKARFRELDQKYKQMLYDAAELEGSHKHLFAVYREACAIYQLVYEHAVRCRCDDEGRRVERCGFAWRVAGRALCEFYVIKRRGDRVVADMQVLRDAFRKDRGA